One Mycolicibacterium goodii genomic region harbors:
- a CDS encoding FAD-binding protein, with product MPTDREYDVIVVGFGAAGASAAIEAADHGARVLVLDRGYGGGATAYSGGIVYAGAGTPEQRAGGYSDSAENMRAYLEREVAGAVKPETLARFCEQSPALIEWLKAQGVPFRGGAVPSYKTSYPTDDNYLYYSGNEKAYSYVDHAQPAPRGHRVLAPGMSSGRVLFERLRDSALAKGVHFTPLAHVHSLIQDDEGRVTGVRYTVTDPGHPNARRHRRIAKATGKLGTWMPRAVAGAVARGERLRDEAGVEAQASAGAVILAAGGFINNRDWVRRHAPEFLKISPLGTVGDDGTGIRLGLDAGGVTDKMGNVTAWRFLSPPSAFLEGLTVGADGRRIANEDLYGAAHGNVLMREFGGTGWAIYDAATWRKISAQITEQTMVFQRLQIWYLRTIGHKKAATIEGIAAKNGIDAAALRKTVDEYNRGIASGAGDPAHKDPSLCPPMERGPFYSIDISADSSLFYPIPGLTLGGLVVDEDTGAVVHRDGGVVPGLYAAGRTAVGVCSNSYVSGLSISDCVFSGRRAGADAAAKI from the coding sequence ATGCCAACAGATCGCGAATATGACGTCATCGTGGTGGGGTTCGGGGCGGCTGGAGCGTCCGCCGCGATCGAGGCCGCCGACCACGGTGCCCGTGTACTGGTGCTCGACCGCGGCTACGGCGGCGGCGCCACGGCCTACTCGGGCGGGATCGTCTACGCCGGTGCGGGAACGCCCGAGCAGCGCGCGGGCGGCTACTCCGACAGCGCGGAGAACATGCGCGCCTACCTCGAGCGGGAGGTGGCAGGCGCCGTCAAACCCGAGACCCTGGCCCGGTTCTGCGAGCAGAGCCCGGCACTGATCGAGTGGCTCAAGGCCCAGGGCGTGCCGTTCCGGGGCGGGGCGGTGCCGTCGTACAAGACGTCGTACCCCACCGACGACAACTACCTCTACTACTCGGGCAACGAAAAGGCCTATTCCTACGTCGATCACGCGCAACCCGCGCCACGCGGGCACCGCGTCCTCGCGCCGGGCATGAGTTCCGGGCGGGTGCTGTTCGAGCGCCTTCGGGACTCCGCGCTGGCCAAGGGAGTGCACTTCACACCGCTGGCACATGTGCATTCCCTGATCCAGGACGACGAGGGTCGGGTCACCGGCGTCCGGTACACGGTGACCGACCCCGGGCACCCCAACGCGCGTCGGCATCGGCGCATCGCCAAGGCGACGGGCAAGCTGGGCACCTGGATGCCCAGAGCGGTCGCCGGGGCCGTGGCCCGAGGCGAACGCCTGCGTGACGAGGCCGGTGTCGAGGCGCAGGCGAGCGCCGGCGCGGTGATCCTGGCCGCGGGCGGGTTCATCAACAACCGCGACTGGGTCCGCCGCCATGCGCCGGAGTTCCTGAAGATCTCGCCACTGGGCACCGTCGGTGACGACGGCACCGGGATCCGGTTGGGACTCGACGCCGGGGGAGTGACCGACAAGATGGGCAACGTCACGGCCTGGCGGTTCCTGTCCCCGCCGAGCGCGTTCCTGGAGGGGCTCACCGTGGGGGCGGACGGGCGACGAATCGCCAACGAGGATCTCTACGGCGCCGCCCACGGCAACGTGCTCATGCGCGAGTTCGGCGGCACCGGATGGGCGATCTACGACGCCGCGACGTGGCGGAAGATCTCCGCGCAGATCACCGAACAGACGATGGTGTTCCAGCGTCTGCAGATCTGGTACCTGCGGACCATCGGCCACAAGAAGGCGGCCACCATCGAGGGCATCGCGGCCAAGAACGGCATCGACGCCGCGGCGCTGCGCAAGACCGTCGACGAGTACAACCGTGGAATCGCAAGCGGGGCAGGCGATCCCGCGCACAAAGATCCGTCGCTGTGCCCGCCGATGGAGCGGGGGCCGTTCTACTCCATCGATATCTCCGCAGATTCCTCGCTGTTCTACCCGATTCCCGGGCTGACGCTGGGCGGTCTGGTGGTCGACGAGGACACCGGAGCGGTGGTGCACCGCGACGGCGGCGTGGTGCCGGGCCTGTACGCCGCCGGGCGCACCGCGGTCGGTGTGTGCTCCAACAGCTACGTCAGCGGGTTGTCGATCTCCGACTGCGTGTTCAGCGGTCGGCGGGCCGGCGCGGACGCGGCCGCGAAAATCTAG
- a CDS encoding SDR family NAD(P)-dependent oxidoreductase, whose protein sequence is MRIADKVFVVTGAGNGMGREVAVGLSRHGAHVAAVDLDEVGLAGTTERARSTGARMSTHVLNVTDRDAVAGLPDAVLDVHGQVDGLVNIAGIAQKFALFGDLEVDQIDRVTTVNFLGTVQMCRAFLPVLRQRPEANITNMSSLSALVPFASQVLYSTSKAAVQHFSEGLDAELADTDIHVVTIFPGNVSTNLAQNSGVEMIDAGGRRALVTTPEAAGKKIVAGIAKDRYRVIIGTDAHVLYTLSRLAPRRTARMVAKQIKSVL, encoded by the coding sequence GTGCGCATCGCGGATAAGGTCTTCGTCGTCACCGGCGCCGGCAACGGCATGGGACGCGAAGTCGCCGTGGGACTGAGCCGGCACGGCGCACACGTCGCCGCCGTCGACCTCGACGAAGTGGGCCTCGCCGGCACGACGGAGCGCGCCCGCAGCACCGGGGCGCGGATGTCGACCCATGTTCTGAACGTCACCGACCGAGACGCGGTGGCCGGGCTGCCCGACGCGGTGCTCGACGTCCACGGCCAGGTTGACGGCCTGGTGAACATCGCCGGAATCGCCCAGAAATTCGCACTGTTCGGTGACCTCGAAGTCGACCAGATCGACCGGGTGACGACCGTGAACTTCCTCGGCACCGTGCAGATGTGCCGGGCCTTCCTGCCGGTCCTTCGGCAACGACCCGAAGCCAATATCACCAACATGTCGAGCCTTTCGGCACTGGTGCCGTTCGCCAGCCAGGTGCTCTACAGCACGAGCAAGGCCGCCGTGCAGCACTTCAGCGAGGGGCTCGACGCCGAACTCGCCGACACCGACATCCATGTCGTGACGATCTTCCCCGGAAACGTCTCCACCAACCTGGCGCAGAACTCGGGCGTGGAGATGATCGACGCCGGAGGACGTCGCGCCCTGGTGACCACGCCCGAGGCCGCGGGGAAGAAGATCGTCGCCGGGATCGCCAAGGACCGCTACCGCGTGATCATCGGCACCGACGCTCACGTGCTGTACACACTGTCGCGGCTGGCGCCGCGGCGCACCGCCCGGATGGTGGCCAAACAGATCAAGTCCGTCCTCTGA
- a CDS encoding Rieske 2Fe-2S domain-containing protein produces MTSLQPDGGTGEVRQIEAQAAPTRFARGWHCLGLIRELGDGKPHAINAFGGKLVVFRGADGKINVLDSYCRHMGGDLSDGEVKGNEIACPFHDWRWGGDGRCKQIPYSRRVPKLARTATWPTLEQDGMLFVWNDPEKNPPPPEVTIPRIEGVGTDRWTDWHWYSTVVHTNCREIIDNVVDMAHFFYIHGGLPTGFKNVFEGHVATQYYKSEARPDLGSGEGAKILGTTSVASYYGPSFMIDDLTYHYEHGDQRTILLNCHYPIDADSFVLQYGITVEMSDVVPHDVATQMAVALGDFVKMGFEQDVAIWKRKARIDNPLLCEEDGPVYQLRRWYEQFYVDVADVTPDMVDRFEFEIDTTRPREAWLKEVQDNLAAGRLPRLVGVNK; encoded by the coding sequence ATGACATCGTTGCAGCCCGACGGCGGCACCGGCGAGGTTCGCCAGATCGAGGCGCAGGCCGCGCCGACACGATTCGCGCGAGGCTGGCACTGCCTGGGGTTGATCCGTGAGCTGGGGGACGGTAAACCGCACGCGATCAACGCCTTTGGTGGAAAGCTCGTGGTCTTCCGCGGTGCGGACGGGAAGATCAACGTGCTGGACTCATATTGCAGGCACATGGGTGGCGATCTGTCCGACGGCGAGGTGAAGGGCAACGAGATCGCCTGCCCGTTCCACGACTGGCGCTGGGGTGGCGACGGACGCTGCAAGCAGATCCCCTACAGCCGCCGCGTGCCCAAGCTGGCCCGCACCGCCACCTGGCCCACCCTGGAGCAGGACGGCATGCTGTTCGTGTGGAACGACCCGGAGAAGAACCCGCCGCCGCCTGAGGTGACGATCCCGCGGATCGAGGGTGTGGGCACCGACCGGTGGACCGACTGGCACTGGTATTCGACGGTGGTGCACACCAACTGCCGCGAGATCATCGACAACGTCGTCGACATGGCCCACTTTTTCTATATCCACGGGGGACTGCCGACGGGCTTCAAGAACGTCTTCGAGGGCCATGTGGCCACGCAGTACTACAAAAGCGAGGCGCGACCGGACCTCGGATCGGGTGAGGGTGCGAAGATCCTCGGGACCACGTCGGTCGCCTCCTATTACGGGCCGTCCTTCATGATCGACGACCTGACCTACCACTACGAGCACGGCGACCAGCGCACCATACTGCTCAACTGCCACTATCCGATCGACGCCGATTCCTTTGTGCTGCAGTACGGCATCACCGTCGAGATGTCCGATGTGGTTCCGCACGACGTCGCGACGCAGATGGCCGTGGCACTCGGCGATTTCGTCAAGATGGGCTTCGAGCAGGATGTCGCCATCTGGAAACGCAAGGCGCGCATCGACAATCCGTTGCTGTGCGAGGAGGACGGCCCCGTCTACCAGCTGCGGCGGTGGTACGAGCAGTTCTATGTCGACGTCGCCGACGTGACACCGGACATGGTGGACCGCTTCGAGTTCGAGATCGACACCACGCGTCCGCGGGAGGCCTGGCTCAAGGAGGTCCAGGACAATCTGGCCGCGGGCCGGCTGCCCAGACTGGTGGGCGTCAACAAGTGA